CGTGCAAAACAGATCGTCGCCTTATACAGCTGTCGCATGCAAATCGAACAGACTTTCCGCGACCTCAAAAGCCCGCGGTGGGGGATGGGGATTCGCCACAGTCAAACACGCCAACCCAAGCGTCTCGCCGCACTACTTCTTATCGGCACCTTGCTCAGCTTCGCCCTATGGATCATCGGCATCGTTGCGCAAAGTCGGGGCTATCGTATGCGCTACGGCAGCAAACCCAAATCCGCGAAAACTGTGTCGATCGTTTCCTTAGCTCGCCAATGGCTCGCCGACGTCAGGTATCGAAGGCTGACGCACAGCCAGCTCCGCGAAGCTATGCAGGAGCTGGCTAGTCTAGTACTCGTCTACTAAAAATGAGGGGAAGGCTCAGGGTCTGTCCCCCCAGGGGACCGACCCTGGTTTTCATCCGGGACGCAAGCAAGCCGCAGGGAAGAACCCTCACTCACTCACCAGCGCCCCTCCGACAAACACCCGGTACCGCCGGATCCGCCCCGTCACCCCATCCGGTCCCTGCCGCGGCGTATAGCGCATGCCGGCGACCTCCGCGTCGGCGCCCAGGTCGAGGATCAGCCGGTGCGGCGGCCGGGCCGGCTGTGCCGCGCTGTACGCGGAGTGCCAGTAATCGGTGGCCTGGCCGTTGATGGCGTTCAGCGCCGAGCCGTCTTCCTTCCTCGCCTCTTCGCTGCTGGCATACGCGACGGTCCAGCTGGACTGGTTCAGCGTCTTGCCGTCCGCGCCCAGCAGCGCCAGCTCCGCGATGGCGGCGCAGGGCTTGCCATCGAAGGCGTCAAGGGCTTCGATGCAGAAGTGCCGGCCACGCGCGGGGCGGTCGAAGCGCACGTCCTGCGTGCCCGGACCCGGCTGGAACTGGCTCGCGTGGACCGGCGCCAGGCCCGCCAGGCGCGGTCGCACCGTGCTGGGAGGGCGCGGCAGGTCCAGCTCCGGACGCAGCCGGTCCAGTACCGGGGTCGCCAGCCCGGCCAGGCGGGGCTGGCGCGGGCCCGTCAGGTCCAGCACGACCACCTCGTTGCGGCCGGCGCGCAGCCAGGGGCCGGGCAAGTACATCGTCTGGGTCGGCCCGATGCTCCAGTAGCGGCCCAGGCAGCGGCCGTTGATCCAGACGATGCCCTGGCCCCAGTCGCTCATGTCGAGGAAGGTATCGGCCGGCGTGGCGACAATGAAGCCGCCGCGCCAGAACGCGGCGCGCTTCTCGCGCGGGCGGGCCGGCGCGTAGGCCAGCGGCGGCAGCTTGCCGTCCGCATCGAAATCGATCGCGCGGATCTCCCACTGTTCCACCGGCAGCGCTGCGCCGCCCCGCGCGCGCAGCGTGACAGGGCCGTGCAGGCCCTTGCGGTCGTGGATCTCCACGCCGAAGTTGACGCGGGCGATGGTGTACAGCAGGATTTCCAGCGTGGCCGGTTGCGTGCGCGCGGGCAGGGCGACCTTGAAGCGGCGATGGCGCGTGTCGAGCGTGCCGACCGGCTTGCCGTCCAGGGACACCCAGGCGAGATCGCGCACCTTGGCCGCCTCCAGTTCCGCCGCCGGTCCGGCCGGCAGCGTGACGCGGTAGACGACGATGCCCCGGCTGATGTCGTATTCCTCGATGGGTCGTGGCGACACGGCCTCGATGGCCTGGCGCGGCAGGTTGGCCAGCACGGGGGCGCACTCGTCCAGCATGAACGGGGCGACGGTCGTGACGGCATTGCGCGCGGGCGGCGGCGGCAGCGTTTCGCCGGCTGCCAGGTGACGGGCGATGCCGGTGCGGTAGGCCTCGAACTTGGTCCCGATCCAGCCCGCTTCGCCGATGGGGGCATCGTAGTCGTAGCTGGTGGTATCGGGCCGGAACGGCCGGTCGCAGCCGCCCCACAGGCCGAATGTGGTGCCGCCGTGCGCCATGTACAGGCTGAAGGAGCCGTTCGCGGCCAGCATCGTCTCGATGTCGGCGACGGCCTTGGTGGCTTCGCCGCGGCGGTGCGGCGCCCCCCACGTGTCGAACCAGCCGGAATAGTATTCGCCGCACATCAGCGGGCCTTGCTGGACGGCCTCGAGCGCCGCGAAGCCGGCCCGCGGGTCGCTGCCGAAGTTCGCCACCGAGAACAGCTCGGGAATATGCGTCTTGGCGACGGCATTGGTGGGATTGCACTGGAACAGGGGCACGTCGAAACCGGCGTCCAGCACGGCCTGGCGCATCGTTCGCAGATAGTCCAGGTCCTCGCCGAAGAAGCCGTACTCGTTCTCGACCTGCACCATCAGGATCGGCCCGCCCTGCGTGATCTGCAAGGGTCCCAGCACGCGG
This is a stretch of genomic DNA from Pseudoduganella chitinolytica. It encodes these proteins:
- a CDS encoding beta-galactosidase, with the translated sequence MTQPPRRRLLLGTAAAVGATLLPPFARAAGRFAIGERDFLLDGKPLQIRCGELHFARVPPEYWRHRLQAIKAMGLNTVCAYLFWNFHEWREGEFDWRGQRDAAAFCRIAQEEGLWVILRPGPYACAEWEMGGLPWWLLKQPGEAFLRTRAPAFVLPARRWLAEVGRVLGPLQITQGGPILMVQVENEYGFFGEDLDYLRTMRQAVLDAGFDVPLFQCNPTNAVAKTHIPELFSVANFGSDPRAGFAALEAVQQGPLMCGEYYSGWFDTWGAPHRRGEATKAVADIETMLAANGSFSLYMAHGGTTFGLWGGCDRPFRPDTTSYDYDAPIGEAGWIGTKFEAYRTGIARHLAAGETLPPPPARNAVTTVAPFMLDECAPVLANLPRQAIEAVSPRPIEEYDISRGIVVYRVTLPAGPAAELEAAKVRDLAWVSLDGKPVGTLDTRHRRFKVALPARTQPATLEILLYTIARVNFGVEIHDRKGLHGPVTLRARGGAALPVEQWEIRAIDFDADGKLPPLAYAPARPREKRAAFWRGGFIVATPADTFLDMSDWGQGIVWINGRCLGRYWSIGPTQTMYLPGPWLRAGRNEVVVLDLTGPRQPRLAGLATPVLDRLRPELDLPRPPSTVRPRLAGLAPVHASQFQPGPGTQDVRFDRPARGRHFCIEALDAFDGKPCAAIAELALLGADGKTLNQSSWTVAYASSEEARKEDGSALNAINGQATDYWHSAYSAAQPARPPHRLILDLGADAEVAGMRYTPRQGPDGVTGRIRRYRVFVGGALVSE